Below is a window of Entelurus aequoreus isolate RoL-2023_Sb linkage group LG07, RoL_Eaeq_v1.1, whole genome shotgun sequence DNA.
AATCATAACTCCTGGAACCACTGAAGAGGAAAGGGAAAATGTTTTGTATGTTGAACTTTCTATTTGCTCAAGGATTAAAACAAAATCTTTGAACTGTTCAAAGTTTGTCCTCCTTGTTTatcatttatttctgttttaacACAGGTTCTGCCAGAGTTGTTTGCAGGAATGTTTGCGTCCGCAAAAACCTGTCTGTGCTGTATGTCGGGCAACTCTTGGCCATTGCACTAAAGCTGTGGAGCTAGAGGCTCTGATTCAATCATCTGTGGCAGCTTGCAAAGGTTGTGGAACTCAggtatgtttttaaattaaaagatCACTTCAAACTGGGCTTAATAGTAATGCTTTGTAAAGTGGAATTCAATTCAATAAGGGACACAAGTCAACATCGGCTTtttgattagttttttttaaaccactTTATTTACCAACTGATTCTGGGGTCCAACTGTGAGTGCAGACAATGTTTAAGACactttatttaaacatttaaatattcatAACTAAAATGACACAACAAACTTATAGACAATAAACAACTCAAGTGTTAAATGACAAAGGTATAGGTAGTTCACTCACATCAAGTCATTCGTACATCAGCATTTTTACTTGTCACACAATTTAAAACATAAGTTGACCAAGTGTAAAAATGGCAAAACATGCGCCTTCACTTCAATGACAAGTGAGACATCACGGTGGACACAAGTATCGTGAAACGGCTGGATTGTTACTACTTTGATATTGAGACAGTTTACAGCTTACTTAAATATATTCCACTTCTTTTATCACCTCCTTTTGGCTGAAATCAGCATAAGTGCATGCTAACATCATCCATGAAGTTATGTGTGACATAAGAGATATTTTATTTAATACAGTTGAACTCTGCATTGTATAATTTGAAGAGCATTTGACTTTAGAAGTTCCACTGTACTACTGTAGATTTGTCAGCATCACAACACGTTATATGATGCTAATACATCTCGACTTCTGTATTTTTGATTAACATTATCGAGTTCAAAGCGATTATGTATTTTCTTTGCTTCAAGAGTTCGTAATGCATGTTTTCTTACTCTTCAGGTTGGCCTTTCTCAGATGAGAAGCCACACAGCTGCTTGTCTAAAATACCAGGAGTACATTGAGGAAGGTGTTCGTACTACTGCCCAGAGCCAACCTGCTATCATCAGGTAAGGATAAAAAGAACAGGATCCTATCAAAACCCCACTTGAGCTTCATTCTGCAGAAATCAGTAAAGTAAGATTGACATCTTGTCATCATTCATTAAGTAGGTCATGAACTGCATTAAGAAAGAGAGTTAATTAATGTTGCATTAATGTTGGTGCACTTAAACACAATGGGCCTGATTCGAGTAGAATCCCAATAAAAGCATGTGAAAATTATAAAAGTACacatactattagtgtgtgtgttgcaggtgatctactaagactgcgtccACAAATGATAACAAGTGGAAAAGTGGTGCAGAGTATCCTATTTAAATGGGGATTTTGCTTCTACCATGGCTTTCACAATACATGGAcaccagtggaggctcctccatagaggtggaggaggcctggcctccccaataatttgagagaagagagagatttaaaaaaaacaataaatatatttattttatttatttattttaacaaaaaacatattttttattttttatattcatattattttagttttgttcataaatctaaatgttcccatggctaaaacccaatattgcaattgtaaagcaacaggccagatttccctatcagtttgtattaagggaggccaggcctcccctaggaaattagcttctcatagaagtcaatgtaatgcatgctttttcatgccaatatgtgattggccagatcactgaaaatgggtgggcaacggaggcctggcctcaccatgcattgtgtccagggctgaaagattgacattttgttcgtccaatcacatgctactggttcatttggaatcaatcctttcctttcctaatcaacacagaagccattttgagaattcgccagccacttcagtcaaacaaacactcgccatagtggctacgagtgtcctatcaacttgtgcttttcaggaaatttagagaacacccctggctatcatccgtgaagtttatagctcatatagccaaatacttttgcttaaaacgacctcggaaatcggtggagtggagtccaggagagagcatgccgcccctcagctaaaccagatgtgagttgaactaattagatgtctctaccagtgttacaccactagttctcagtagtaataacactccattttgtctgtgtttctcagcagataaagccaactggaaccatatttttacatattttatattaaatatattgaataaaactacatatgataaagaaagtgttatcttatcttttttatatgctaaacttgattaaattggtgattacatgttgaagctgtagaagaatgaaaaatgtaagctaaacaaaattgtttttaactacataattaaaattcctgccttttacacatgttcacttggcgtttatataacatccaaatgtcatttctcagcttaattatcaggcaggctcatagacttacagcaatgtaatttcttcaggaaggcacaaggctaagctctgcacaatgaattgcatcagcaagaactttctgactgtagcttacactccaaatagtatgcctttggccagcacaaagacagataagagaacagggaacattccatcgcgagtgaagtgagcaagcggaaaaaaatggcctcctcaattctggaagtcaccagcctccactgatggACACAGTTGTTTACTGCACATCCATGGCGTCATGCTCTAACCCATGTTGTGCAACATGCAGCATACTTAAACACCTTTTCTAGGCAAAATAGACGCATGACTCCATTTTAATCCGTAACGGAACCCACTTTTTAGTACGCTGAATGCATTCTGAAAGACACTGTCACGAACAATATGGTGTGCTGTAATGATCCAGTTGCCTGAAAATGCAGTGTTACAAGAAGTCTTTCCAAATGGAAGATGCATTGATTTGGTTTGGTGTTTGCTGGCCCCAAATCAGCCTTCTATTTCATGCAGCAGCTCAAATGATACGTGCATCATGGTAACAGTGACTGCGGCGCAGCCATTTTTGTGTAACTGTGCCGTTTTGCGTGCTAAATATAGATTAAATAAATGAATCACATTGCGACTTGTGAGTTTTAAATGATTATATATAAGATTAAGATTATTTGTTTGTCGTCCCACATAGTATACAACAACATTTGGATTTGTGTTCCACTTGAATTCCTAGCAGCATTGAGACatgttacagtatatttacaggtacgataaagggacaagcggtagaagatggatggatggatatacaatagcataaataataaaataatcatgTTTAaagattttaaataaaaagtatatACAGGATATTAATTGCTTAAGAAGGTACAGCGGTATTTCAGCAGCGTTGGAATATTACATTCGGAGAAAGGGAGAACATAATTTGTAtataagtaaagtaccaatgattgtcacacacacactaggtgtggcgaaatttgtcctctgcatttgacccatccccttgttcaccccctgggaggtgaggggagcagtgggcagcagcggtgccgcgcccgggaatcatttttggtgatttaacccccaattccaacccttgatgctgagtgccaagcagggaggtaacgggtcccatttttttatagtctttggtatgactcggccgtggtttgaactcacaacctaccgatctcagggcggacactataacCACTAGATATGTATGATATCTACAATAGCAGCTGTATTAAAATATATGGTGTGTGTAATGTCCTGAGTCTGCTGATGGAGTGGTGAGGATAGAGTGAGCACGGTCATTGTTGATATTTGGAGTTCTGATATTTGACAAATATTCTGCATATGACTGAAGGCAAACACACTAGATGGATTGTGTAAGCTATTTTGCTCATTTGATAGATTCAAACCTCAGTGCTTGGTTTTGTAGATCACATTTGCGTGCACACAaacttttagtagatcaggcccaaagtgTTAAACGtgactatataataataattaacctgTTTGAACAAGAAATacataagaagaatgttttatttCCTCCTCCAGGGCCTTACTGTCACTTCAATAAGTTGATTTACTAGCTAATACTGTGTTCTTTCTACTTCTGCATGCAAAAAATGAGAACTTAATGCGGTGTCAGTTGTAATCCCAATGTATTCCATGCTCCTCTTGTTAGAACCAGTATTGTACATGTGCAACAAGCAGTGGGATTGATGTAGTTGCATGTGTCTTGTAGTCCAGTGCCAAACCGTTACACGTTTACCTGCCCTTATTGCAACTGCCAGAACCTTGATCAAGACGGCCTGGTTGAACACTGCACTTCTCAGCATGCTCGTGACGCACGCCAAGTGGTGAGAAGTCACTGTCGCATTTGCGGTCCCAGCAACAGTTGCTGCATTGCTTGAACAtgtattgtttatgtttttgtgaAATTTAGGTTTGCCCCATCTGTGCCTCCATGCCGTGGGGGGACCCAAACTACAGGAGTACTGACTTTTTCCAGCACCTCAAGATTAGACACACCTTTTCATATGATACCTTTGTTGTAAGTTCACAGGTTCCTAATTGTAATGAAAATACAAATTAGGTGACATGTTTTACCATGATTTGTGCAGGATTACTCAACAGATGAGCACACAATGATCCAGGAGGCTCTACAGCGCTCCCTTTTGGACAACTGAAGTGTGAAGAACAATCCAGAGGAAAGACCTATGTATGAAGGGGAGATGGCAATGTGATGTCTTAAGAAGGCAGAACAACTCGCTTGTATCGTCACTAATATTCACAAAGATGAGATACTCGCAGATCAGTTTCAGAAGAGATTGTACCCATGACTTTAGTGGATTATTTTGGCATAAATAAACCACGCAACACCTTGTCTGATTTAGGTCTGATATGGTGTGGCAGATGTGATGATCTCTAATATTCCTCCCCAGTTCAGCCTGTTGAATATTTTTTTATCCAGTTAAGCTGTTCCTAAAGCCCCCATACTACAAATCCAAACTCCTAAACGTTCAGTAAGAGGGCACTACCACTCGGTGGCTAGCAGTTGCCAGCAAACTTCAGTCAACAAGTCAAGTAATGGTAATAATTGATGGGAATTTACTGACGGTGACTCAAAAGGGAGATATATTTGTCTGATTTTATTTGCAGGAGATCTTTTTTTACACagtgtaatgtgtgtgttctcTGGGTGTTTGAATGTTTTACTAAAAAGATAATTATGTGAGGAAATAACAAACCCAGAGATGTTTGAATGTGTCTCTACTGGCGTGCCTGCTTGTAGGTCTTGTTCCTCACTTCTAAAACACACAGGGCTGAGGGTTCACTCTGATGCAAGGAGAGCGCCATTTTTAATGCTATACCGTAAAGCAGCCACTTCACTGATGTTCATGTGGAGAATTTATTTGCATGGGTTTGTCCACTGGAGGGTAGTAGCGTCCAACCCTTGACAGCAGCTGTTAAAGCGTGCCCTTCTGCTGCTCTTCAGTGTATTACTTTGGACTACAGCATAAATAAATGTACAAATTGCAGCATAACCACAGTTTGGCGTGTAGACACTTTGTCACTTAGGTCAAATGTTTGTTTTGTCATGCGCGCCACCTCGGTTCACTATAATCACTGCTAACTGTCCTTCGGGTGAGGGGGAGGCAGTCCTGTGCTTCCTATAAGTGTCAGCAGAATATTTTTATTAAGTAGTTCCGTCTGTTGCACAGTGCACAACAAACCCAGGTGAAGTAGCTGTAGCTTCAGGCACTTAACGGTTTGAAGAGTCTTTGGTGGCACTCGGGCCTCAATGTTTGTTTCTCCTGTCttatgtgttttaatttgtgtttttCATAATCACTTTTTTCAGTGTATCTCTTG
It encodes the following:
- the rnf114 gene encoding E3 ubiquitin-protein ligase RNF114, whose amino-acid sequence is MAMLGGFSSTQHKKNISDTNSDVSEFVCPVCLEIFDSPVTTQCGHTFCQSCLQECLRPQKPVCAVCRATLGHCTKAVELEALIQSSVAACKGCGTQVGLSQMRSHTAACLKYQEYIEEGVRTTAQSQPAIISPVPNRYTFTCPYCNCQNLDQDGLVEHCTSQHARDARQVVCPICASMPWGDPNYRSTDFFQHLKIRHTFSYDTFVDYSTDEHTMIQEALQRSLLDN